Part of the uncultured Methanobrevibacter sp. genome, TACCTGGTATATTGAATCTACTGGTGCTGCAACTATTGTTGTTGATAGTAAAACTGCATTAGGTGAAGTTTCAATTAATGCTACTGATTTTATTCAGTTTTATGGTGAAGATAAGTACTTTGTAATTTCATTTAATGATACAAATGCATACAGTTTATATGGTAAGGAAATTATAGTTACAATTTCTTCTGGTTCTTGGCAAAAAACTTACACTGTATACACGGATCTTTATGGTTTAGCCCGTTTGCAAATTACATTGGCTCCAGGTTTGTATAATATTACTTATCAATATACAAATCAGTATTATGGATTGTTTGCTAAGAATTCAAGTACTATTTCAGTTTACCGTATGCCAACTACTATACTTGCATCTGATGTTATTATGAATGTTGGTGAAGCTAAATATTATGAAATTAAAATACTTGATGCTAGAAATGCACCTGTTAAAAATATGCAAGTGATGATTGATATAAATGGAACAAAATATAATGCTACTACAAATAATGAGGGTATGGCTCGTTTACTATTGGATCTTGGTGTAGGTAAGTATTTAGTTACTTATTATATAGATAGTCCATACTATATTCCATCTTCTGGTTCATCTTATATTTTGGTAGTTGATTCAGATAAGACTTCAACAGATTTAAAAGGTGAAGATGTAAATGGATATGATAATGAATCTATGAATTTCACACTTATTTTAAGTGATATTTTAGATAATCCAATAAGCTATGCAACTGTTTTAGTTAATGTTTCCACTATTGATGGGGAATTTATTGGAACTTATAAAGGAGTCACTTTAAAAGATGGTCGTGTTGTATTTAGCTTTAATTTAGATTATGGAAAATATATTGTTTCAGCATATTATTCTGGAAGTAATTCTTATCTTGGAAGTTATACAGTTAATTATATAAGTATAGATTCTGTAAGTAACACTACAAAAACAATCTTAATTGCAGGAGATTCATCTTTAGGAGATAGTGAGGATTATTATGTTCTTTTAATTGACGAAAATGGAACTATTTTGCCTGGAAAAACCATTAAATTTGTAATAGGTAATGAAACATATGAAACACTTACAGATTATCTTGGTAAAGCATATCTGGATGTTATTTTATCTCCAGGATTCCATGAAATTAAAGCAATATTTGATGGTGATGATACATACAAAAAATCAACTGTAAAAACTACATTGGTTATTTCAGGTAATTCAACATATTTATTTGCTTTAAATTGTACTAAGAATTATCGTAATGGAACTCAATTCCATGTACAATTATTGGATTCTTATTCAAAACCATTAGCTAATCGTACAATTGCTATAACAATTAATGGTAGAACTTATAATCGTACTACTGATGAAAATGGTTGGGCAACTATGAATATTAATCTTCAGCCTGGAGAATATGAAGTGTTATGTGCATATTATGGTCCAACAGAATCTGATAATGCATTTTCAAAAGCTATGGTGAAAGTATTGCCAACAATTTTAGCAGATAATTTGATTAAGTATTATAGAAACGGATCTCAATTTTATGTTAAGATAATTGATGGTGCAGGTAAACCTATAGCTAATACTAATGTTTCAATGAATATTAATGGAGTATTTTATGTTCGTGAAACTAACAGTGAAGGAATAGCTAGATTAAATATTAATTTACTTCCTGGAAAATATATTTTAACAGCACACAATCCATATGATGGTTTATTAAGGGCATTTAATATTACAGTTTTATCAACTGTTGAAGCTAATGATTTAGTTAAATATTATCATAATGATTCTCAATTCTATGCTAAATTTTTAGATGATTCTGGTAAACCATTAGCAAATACTGATATTAAATTTAATATTAATGGTGTATTTTACACACGTCAAACTAATTGGGAAGGTGTAGCTAAATTAACTATTAATTTACGTCCTGGGGATTATATTTTAACTGCTATCCACCATAATGGTCTTCAAGTAGGTAGTAAGGTTACTGTATATCCAACATTGGAAGGTAGTGATTTAACTATGAACTATCATGATGGCAGTAAATTCAAAGCTCGTTTAGTTGATGGTACTGGTCGTGCATTAGCTAATGAAACTATAACATTTAATATTAATGGTGTTTTTTATCATAGAGTTACTGATGCTAATGGTATAGCTACTTTAAACATTAACTTGATTGTAGGTAAATATATTATAACGTCTATTTATGATGATTATGCTACATCCAACACGGTTCTAGTGAATAAATTATAATTTATTCTATAATTCAAATTAAAAGTAAATTTCATTTGTTTAAGGGAGTTTAACATTCTCTTATCTTTCTTTTTTATAAAATTTATTTGATAAATTTTAAATATATTTTTAAACATAAACTATTATGTTACATTTGATAATTTTTCAGATGTAATAAGTACATGTTAATTTGGTGAATTTTTCAATGAAATTAAATAAATTAATTTTAGTTAGTATTTTTTTACTAGCTACTTTGGCTTTAGGAGCTGTTAGTGCTTCTGAAGATTTGGAAGTAGGTGATATCTCTTCTAGTAATATTATTACAAATCCTGATTTCAGTGGTTTGTATACTACATTTTCAGATTCAGATATCATTACTGCCGAAGGAAATGTCGCAAATACTAATGAAATTTATGTGAATACTACTGGTGATGATTCAGGTGCTGGTAGTCAAAAAAGTCCTTATGCTACAATAAATAAAGGTATTTCAAGTGCAAATGCTTCTGACAATACAATTATTTATTTAAGTGAAGGAACATTCGCAGGAGATAATAATACTGAGTTAAATATTAATTTAGCTCATGGAAAATATGGTGGTTCTTTAACTATTATTGGTCAAGGAACTGATAAAACAAAAATTGATGGTGAAGGAGTAGGTTCATTTATTAAATCTGTCAGTGGAGATACTGCTTTAACTTTAATAAATATTTCTTTTATTAATGGTAAATCCAATTCAGGAAGCATGATTACTTGTGGTGGTAATTTAACTATTAATAATTGTTTATTTGAAAACAATTATGCTACTGGTTCTCAAGGAACTATTGTTGCTAAAGGAATGAGTCTTAAAGTAACAAATTCAATATTTAGAAATAACACTGCTTCAAACCAAGGACCGGATATATGTTTCAATAATAATAATGGGGATGTTGTTATAACTAATTCAACATTTTCTAACTCTGTTAATACAGGATATTCATGTGGAGCATCTGTTTATATTTCTTCTTCTAAAAATGCTAAAATAACTGGAAATACATTTAAAGATATTTCTGCTAATTATAATGATGCTGCACTTCAAATTGATAGTAGTAATGGTCAAATTGAATATAATACATTTATTAATTGTACTAATACCAATACTGATACTGGTTATTGGGCTCAATATGGTGTAATTTACATTAAGGGTGTTAATTTATTAAAAGGTAATAAATTTATAAATTCTTCTTCTAACATGGGATTAATTTATAATAATGGGGCTATGAATGCAATTGTCACATTTGCAAATACATCAACTACTAAAACTACTTTTACTTTAAATGCTACTGTAACTGATGATATGGGAAATATCATATCTTCTCCTTATGAAGTGGAATTTAATATGGGTGGTAAAAAAGTAGGTGAAAGTACTGTAAATAAAGGTATTGCATCAATAACTGTCTCTAAGTTATTTGACAATGGTAAATACATTATTGATGGTGCATATTCTGGTAATTTAAATACTTATCATAAAGGAACTCTTGATATTGATATTGATAGAACTTTAGTAGAATTTTGGGTTTCTACAAAAGGTAATGATACTACTGGTGATGGAAGTAAATTAAACCCATTTAATACTATTGATCATGCAATAACTGCAGCTTTAGACAAATCTATAAATATTGCAATTCATATTATGGATGGTACATATAATGGTACAGGTAATGTTAACTTAAAATATGAAAGAATAGCTATTTTAAGTTTAATTGGTGAAACTCATGGTAACACTATAATTGATGGTCAAAATAAAAATTATTTCTTCTCTTTCAATAAAGAAATGATTGTAACTATGACTAATTTAACATTTGCTAATGGTCTTGCAGGAAATATTGGTTGGAATAGAGGAGTTATTTATGGTGCTTTAATGACTATGAATGATTGTATTATCATGAATTGTAGTTCTGTTAGTAATATAGTTTATGATGTAGATACTCAAAACTCAAATTTAGTCTTTAATAATTTAACTTATATTAACAACAATGGTAATATGTGGTTAGGTTATGCAACAATAAATAATTCTTATTTTGCAAATAATGTAGGTAATAGTCTTGGTGGAGTTATAAGGGGAACTAACTCTCTAACTGTTACTAATTCTAAGTTCATAAATAATACTAATCCTAAAAACAGTAATGCTGAAGGTGGAGCTATTTATGCTAAAGATATTATAAGTATAAATAATATCTATGATTCAAATCATGCTGGAACTAAAGGTGGAGCTGTTTATATATCTGGTAGTGAAAAAGCAACATTTATAAATGATACTTTTATAAACAACCGTGCTGCTGGTGAAGGTGGTGCAGTATATAGTTATGGAAGTAGTAACAGTTTTATCCCTCTTGTAATCTTTGAAAATGTTAAATTTATAAACAATACTGGAGCTAAAGGTGGAGCAGCTGCTGTTTCTGGCGCTACATTTAATAAAGTTACTTTTAAAGATAATCATGCTGATATTGGTGGAGCTATTTACTTAGTTCCTGTAACAAATGGTAAAAACAATAATATTCAAGATTTAACTATTTCTGATGATTCTTCATTTGAAAATAATAATGCTCCTGAAGGTAAAGATATATATATCTCAACACCTGTTGCTAATGAAGGTATTGCAAATGTAACTGGACTTACAATTACTTTCAATGATTTACATGTCACTGCTTTAGCAGATAAATTATCTGCATCAGTAACTCATGCTAGTGGAGCAGTTATTAGTGGAAATACAGTTACATTCTTTATTGGTGGTAAATATGCAGGAATTAGTGATGTAATTAATGGTGTAGCTACTTATAATTATGTTGGATTTGAAGATGGTAAATACAGTTTAAGCGGAACTTATAATGCAAATGGTAAAAATTACATATATAAAAATGGAACTATTACTGTTGCTATTAGTGGAATATTAGATAGTATAACTGTTTATGTATCTGATGCTAAAGGTAATGATAGTACTGCAGATGGATCTTTAGCTAAACCGTTTAAATCAATTAGAGCAGCATTAGAATATGCTCAATCTAAATCTAGAACTGTTATTGTTAATGTGTTGGAAGGTAACTATTCTGGTAATCTTAATGTTAACTTGGATATTCAAGTAAATATTGATATTTCAATTATTGGTGCTGGTGAAAACAAAACTATAATATCTGATGCTACTGCTAAATACTTTATTAAAGCATTACAAGGTAAAAGTTCTCTTAAAATAGCTAATATGACTATTGATAGAGTTGGAGATTATTTAAACTCTATGTTATATATTGAAGAAAATGTTCATGTACTTATTGATACAGTTGAATTTATTAATGGAAAAGGTAATTTAGGTGGAGCAATTTACTCTGATGGTATTTTAACTATTAAAAACTCATATTTCTTCAATAATGGTTATGCAAATGCAGATAAACGTCAAAATGCAATTGCTGGTGGAGCTATATATAATGGTGGTACTTTAAGAATTGATAATACTACTTTTGAAGCAAACCATGCAACCAGAGCTTCAACTATTGCAAACCAAGGTAATTTATACATGAATAATTCTCAAATTATTGATAGTATCTCTGCTCCTGGTTTAAATATGGATTTAAGAGTTATAGCTTCTTATAATTTAGGTCAAGTTGGAAATATCACTCTTGAAAATACTAAAATTTTATTAACTGGTAGGACACCAGTGGATATTGTTGGTTCTGATAATCTTTATCAAGGAGATAGATCTGTTACCTGTTTAGGTATTGGAAGTTCTGAAAAAGTTATATTTATTAATGTAACTGTTGATGGAAACGGATCAACTACTTCTGGATCTTATGTCTTTGGTGGATTCAACAGTTGGGTTGAAACTGGTGGTAGATCCCAGACTCCTAAAGATATTCATGTATATAATTCTACATTTGCTAATTTAAAATCTGTAAATGTATATTATCTTAAAATAAACTCTACAAGGATATTTGATGGATGTATTTTTGATAATGTTGATTATTTAGTAGATGTAATTACTGCAGGTGCTGGAGATTCTTTAACTATTAAAAATTCTGTTATTCTCGGTGAAACTAAAGTTGGTAAAGTTGCTAATGTTAATTTAAATATTAGTTTAGATAATAACTGGTGGGGAAATAATAATGGAACTTATTATGAAGCAGTTATTAGATATGTGAATGGAATGAACCCATCTATAAATGAAGTAAGTAAAGTTAATGCTACTCCAAATACCTGGTTGGTTTTAACTTTAGATGTTACTAATAAAACAGGTTTAATTCAAGAGGTTATTTTAGCATTTAAAGTATTTAATGGAACTAATTTAACTGATTATACTGGTAGCTTACCTGCACGTAATTTTAATATGTCTATGGTTAACGGTACTTTGAGTATGGTTAATGGTACAATTACAAATATTATTATTTCTGGTTTTGAAGCTAATGAGGGTGATTATACTATTATAGCTACTGTTGATGGTCAAAGTGTAACTTTAAGTGGTAGTGCTTATTTAGGAAAAGCTATTATTGAAGTTAATGATGTTGTTATGGATTATAATGAGATTATAATTGTTAATGCGACATTGAGGGATGATTTAGGTAATTCTTTAGTTAATGTTAATGTGACTTTGAGAGTAAATGGTAAGGTTTATCATGTTGTCACTGATGAGAATGGTGTTGCTAGTTTCGTGATTGAGCAATTAGCTCCTGGAAATTACACTTTAGACTATTCCATAAGTGGGGATAAAGTAATATCTGAAACTACTAATTCATCATCTTTAATAATTAACAAAGCTAAGAATAATATGAAAGTTAATATATCTGCTGGTGTTGCAGGTGAAGATGTAATAATCAACGTTGCAGGCTCTAATGATGCAACAGGAAACATAACAATAAGTGTTAATAATAAGAATTATAATGTTGCTTTAGTTAATGGATCGGCTAGTTTAACTTTAAAAGATTTAACTGACGGATTTTACAATGTCAATATTGTTTATTCTGGTGATAAAAACTATGAAAAACAAGTAATCAACACTAATTTAACAGTAGAAATTAATAAAAACGTAAATATTGATGTAAATAATATTGTAATGTTTTACCACGATGGTACTAGATTAGTTGCTGTTTTAACTGATTATAAAGGTAATCCAATAGCTAATGCTACTATTTACTTTGTAATTAATGGTGTAACATATGCTAGAATTACTGATGTTAATGGTAGTGCTTCTATGGCTTTAAACTTAAAAGCAGGAATTTATAATGCTTCTGTTTTATTCAATGGCACTGATAAATATGGTAAAGTAGCTAAAAACACTACTGTAATTATTAGATCTACTATTGAATCAGTAGATATTATTAAAATGTATCAGAATGGAACTCAGTTCTTTGCTAAATTCTTCGACAAAAATGGAAACTTGTTATCTAACACTAATGTTACATTTAATATCAATGGTGTATTTTATACTCGTGAAACCAATAAAGATGGTGTTGCAAGATTAGCAATTAACTTAAGACCTGGAAAATACATTTTAACTGCAATTAACCCAGTTAACAGTGAAGAACAAGGTTTCAATATTACTGTTAGAAGTTTAATTGAAGCTGGTGATTTAACTAAGTACTTCCAGAATGCTTCTAAATTCGAAGCAACTATTTACAACAAAGATGGTAGTCTTGCAGTTAACAAAGAAGTTACATTTAACATTAATGGTGTGTTCTATAAACGTACTACTAATGATAAAGGTGTAGTTAGCTTAGCTATTAACTTAAGACCAGGAAACTATACTATTACTACTATGTATGATGGATTAGAGATGGGTAATAATGTTAATGTTTTACCAACTCTTGAAACCAAGGATCTCTCTATGAAGTTCCGTGATGGCAGTAAATTCACTGCAAAAACAGTTGATGGTCAAGGTAAGCCTTTAGCTAATCAAAATGTAACATTCAACGTAAATGGTGTATTCTACCATAAAGTATCTGATGCTAATGGTATTGCAAGTTTAAACATTAATTTAATTGCAGGTGAATACGTCATTACTTCAATCTGGAATGACTTCCAAGTTGGAAATAAAATTACTATTATTTAAGGGAATTTAAATATTCTCTTAACTTTTTTTATTTTTACATGTAGATTACTTAACTCATATATCTTATTTTTTAGAGTAAGTATGATTTTAATTAAAAGTTTAATCTAAATTTTTAAAAAAGAAGAATAAATTACTATTTACTTTGGGATATTTTTAATAATTTTCATGAGAAAAAAGAGAGGGAATAATTAGTTAAAATTATTTAACTAACTATTGATGACTTCTTTGACTTTGTCAAAAAGTCCTTTTTCAACATGGTGGATTTCATTTCCACTTACTTCGTCGAATTCTTTTAATAATTTTTTCTGTTTATTGTTTAATTTTTTAGGAACAACAACTTTTACAGTTACATAAAGATTTCCCCTACCTTTATGTCTTACTGAAGTCATTCCTTGATCTTTAAGTTTGAATACCGTTCCGCTTTGAGTTCCTGGAGTTACTTTAAACTCAACCTTTTTACCTTCAATAGTTGGTATCTGGATTACATCTCCTAATGCTGCTTGTGGGAAACTAATTTGCTGTTCGTAGTAAAGGTGGTCTCCTTCACGTTGGAACTCTTTGTTTCTTTTAATGTGGACACTAGCTATAAGATCTCCTTCATATCCTGGTTGGTCTCCACAGTTACCTTCACCAGATACTCTTAAACGGTCTCCTTCATCAACACCTGCAGGAATTTCAATTTTTATGGTTTTACTTTCTCTTATGTTACCTTTTCCATGACATTCTTCACATGGGTCAGTAATTATTTTACCGGTACCACCACATTCTCTACATGGTCTTACATTCATCATTTGACCAAGTATTGTGTTGCTTACTTGTTTTATTTGTCCTGTTCCGTTACATGTTGGACAAGTTTTTGGTTCAACACCTGGTTTTGATTTACTTCCGTTACATGTTGGACAGATTTTGCTTCTGCGTATTTTTACTTCTTTTTCTGCACCACTGTAAGCTTCTTCTAAAGTTATTTTAACTTCAGTATATATGTCTGATCCTCTTTGAGGGCCACTTGGACCTCCACGTCCACGTTGACCGCCACCTCCAAATCCAAACATGTCAAATATATTGCCTATGTCAAAACCTTGGAAGATATCTTCGAAGTTTACATTTTGGTAGAAGTCTTCTGCACTAAATCCATCCATACCAGCATGACCAAATTGATCATATCTTTGACGTTTTTCATCATCAGATAAGACGGCATAAGCTTCACTTACTTCTTTAAATTTTTCTTCAGCTCCTTCTTCCTCACTTACGTCTGGATGGTATTTCATAGCTAGTTTACGATAAGCTTTTTTAATGTCCTTTTCTGAAGCATTTTTATCTACTCCTAGAACATCATAATAATCTCGCTTTTCTGCCATTTAGTCACCTTTTTAAGTATTTAAAAAAATAAAAAATAGAATAAATAATTTGTTTTATATTTCATTGTTAGTTTAT contains:
- the dnaJ gene encoding molecular chaperone DnaJ, coding for MAEKRDYYDVLGVDKNASEKDIKKAYRKLAMKYHPDVSEEEGAEEKFKEVSEAYAVLSDDEKRQRYDQFGHAGMDGFSAEDFYQNVNFEDIFQGFDIGNIFDMFGFGGGGQRGRGGPSGPQRGSDIYTEVKITLEEAYSGAEKEVKIRRSKICPTCNGSKSKPGVEPKTCPTCNGTGQIKQVSNTILGQMMNVRPCRECGGTGKIITDPCEECHGKGNIRESKTIKIEIPAGVDEGDRLRVSGEGNCGDQPGYEGDLIASVHIKRNKEFQREGDHLYYEQQISFPQAALGDVIQIPTIEGKKVEFKVTPGTQSGTVFKLKDQGMTSVRHKGRGNLYVTVKVVVPKKLNNKQKKLLKEFDEVSGNEIHHVEKGLFDKVKEVINS
- a CDS encoding S-layer family protein is translated as MKLNKLILVSIFLLATLALGAVSASEDLEVGDISSSNIITNPDFSGLYTTFSDSDIITAEGNVANTNEIYVNTTGDDSGAGSQKSPYATINKGISSANASDNTIIYLSEGTFAGDNNTELNINLAHGKYGGSLTIIGQGTDKTKIDGEGVGSFIKSVSGDTALTLINISFINGKSNSGSMITCGGNLTINNCLFENNYATGSQGTIVAKGMSLKVTNSIFRNNTASNQGPDICFNNNNGDVVITNSTFSNSVNTGYSCGASVYISSSKNAKITGNTFKDISANYNDAALQIDSSNGQIEYNTFINCTNTNTDTGYWAQYGVIYIKGVNLLKGNKFINSSSNMGLIYNNGAMNAIVTFANTSTTKTTFTLNATVTDDMGNIISSPYEVEFNMGGKKVGESTVNKGIASITVSKLFDNGKYIIDGAYSGNLNTYHKGTLDIDIDRTLVEFWVSTKGNDTTGDGSKLNPFNTIDHAITAALDKSINIAIHIMDGTYNGTGNVNLKYERIAILSLIGETHGNTIIDGQNKNYFFSFNKEMIVTMTNLTFANGLAGNIGWNRGVIYGALMTMNDCIIMNCSSVSNIVYDVDTQNSNLVFNNLTYINNNGNMWLGYATINNSYFANNVGNSLGGVIRGTNSLTVTNSKFINNTNPKNSNAEGGAIYAKDIISINNIYDSNHAGTKGGAVYISGSEKATFINDTFINNRAAGEGGAVYSYGSSNSFIPLVIFENVKFINNTGAKGGAAAVSGATFNKVTFKDNHADIGGAIYLVPVTNGKNNNIQDLTISDDSSFENNNAPEGKDIYISTPVANEGIANVTGLTITFNDLHVTALADKLSASVTHASGAVISGNTVTFFIGGKYAGISDVINGVATYNYVGFEDGKYSLSGTYNANGKNYIYKNGTITVAISGILDSITVYVSDAKGNDSTADGSLAKPFKSIRAALEYAQSKSRTVIVNVLEGNYSGNLNVNLDIQVNIDISIIGAGENKTIISDATAKYFIKALQGKSSLKIANMTIDRVGDYLNSMLYIEENVHVLIDTVEFINGKGNLGGAIYSDGILTIKNSYFFNNGYANADKRQNAIAGGAIYNGGTLRIDNTTFEANHATRASTIANQGNLYMNNSQIIDSISAPGLNMDLRVIASYNLGQVGNITLENTKILLTGRTPVDIVGSDNLYQGDRSVTCLGIGSSEKVIFINVTVDGNGSTTSGSYVFGGFNSWVETGGRSQTPKDIHVYNSTFANLKSVNVYYLKINSTRIFDGCIFDNVDYLVDVITAGAGDSLTIKNSVILGETKVGKVANVNLNISLDNNWWGNNNGTYYEAVIRYVNGMNPSINEVSKVNATPNTWLVLTLDVTNKTGLIQEVILAFKVFNGTNLTDYTGSLPARNFNMSMVNGTLSMVNGTITNIIISGFEANEGDYTIIATVDGQSVTLSGSAYLGKAIIEVNDVVMDYNEIIIVNATLRDDLGNSLVNVNVTLRVNGKVYHVVTDENGVASFVIEQLAPGNYTLDYSISGDKVISETTNSSSLIINKAKNNMKVNISAGVAGEDVIINVAGSNDATGNITISVNNKNYNVALVNGSASLTLKDLTDGFYNVNIVYSGDKNYEKQVINTNLTVEINKNVNIDVNNIVMFYHDGTRLVAVLTDYKGNPIANATIYFVINGVTYARITDVNGSASMALNLKAGIYNASVLFNGTDKYGKVAKNTTVIIRSTIESVDIIKMYQNGTQFFAKFFDKNGNLLSNTNVTFNINGVFYTRETNKDGVARLAINLRPGKYILTAINPVNSEEQGFNITVRSLIEAGDLTKYFQNASKFEATIYNKDGSLAVNKEVTFNINGVFYKRTTNDKGVVSLAINLRPGNYTITTMYDGLEMGNNVNVLPTLETKDLSMKFRDGSKFTAKTVDGQGKPLANQNVTFNVNGVFYHKVSDANGIASLNINLIAGEYVITSIWNDFQVGNKITII